In Andreesenia angusta, the following are encoded in one genomic region:
- a CDS encoding putative bacteriocin export ABC transporter: MIRIDNITKSYGEKILFSDFSEEIKQSEICAIMGESGSGKTTLLNIIGSLDSPDSGKLFIDGEEVNPKKNQKLLRYELSFLFQNYGLIDELTVKKNLQIALKYAELGKKRESEIEKALEQVGLKDKLNDRIYTLSGGEQQRVALARTMLKPNKIILADEPTGSLDEANRDMVLKNLQAQREEGKTILIVTHDAHVAKSCDRIIYFNRKKQ; the protein is encoded by the coding sequence ATGATAAGAATAGATAATATAACTAAAAGCTATGGAGAGAAAATACTGTTTTCAGATTTTTCGGAGGAAATAAAACAAAGTGAAATCTGTGCCATTATGGGGGAGAGTGGAAGTGGAAAGACAACGCTTTTAAATATAATAGGGAGTTTGGATAGTCCAGACAGCGGAAAGTTATTTATAGACGGTGAGGAAGTAAATCCTAAGAAGAATCAAAAATTACTAAGATACGAGCTTTCATTCTTATTTCAAAACTATGGGCTTATAGATGAACTGACGGTTAAAAAGAACTTACAGATTGCATTAAAATATGCCGAACTCGGGAAAAAGAGAGAATCCGAAATAGAGAAAGCCTTGGAACAGGTTGGATTGAAAGACAAGTTAAATGATAGGATATATACTTTGAGTGGAGGAGAACAACAGAGGGTGGCATTGGCAAGAACGATGCTAAAGCCAAATAAAATAATCTTAGCAGATGAGCCTACAGGATCCTTAGATGAAGCGAATAGGGATATGGTGCTTAAAAATTTACAAGCCCAAAGAGAAGAGGGAAAGACAATACTTATAGTCACGCATGATGCCCATGTGGCGAAAAGCTGTGACCGAATTATATATTTTAATAGAAAAAAACAGTAA
- the hisC gene encoding histidinol-phosphate transaminase, which produces MIKFRNEIAEIVPYKPGRPIADVQREYNLSEVVKLASNENPLGYSPNCKAAIEAALDSLEIYPDGNCTELKSVISEKFKIPVSSIAVSSGSDEMIDILSKVFIESGDEIIMSDVTFVRYIDTTRVMGGVPVVIPLKDWKYDLESMLEAITEKTKLIWLCNPNNPTGTIFTDSELSDFLKRVPKDIVVVYDEAYSEYVESDEYPKDSLKYLSEYENMIVMKTFSKAYGLAALRVGYSFASESIIENINKVRGPFNVNSIAQAAAIASIKDEEFLKRVYDMNAEGKKYIYDEFEKLGVEYVPSEANHIFFTLKRDSNEIFVALQKLGVIIRPILKDWLRVSIGTPEQNSAFIDALKKVLSK; this is translated from the coding sequence TTGATAAAATTCAGAAATGAAATAGCCGAAATAGTTCCGTACAAACCTGGAAGACCAATAGCAGACGTACAGAGAGAGTACAACTTAAGTGAAGTAGTCAAGCTAGCTTCCAACGAAAATCCTCTAGGCTACTCGCCTAATTGCAAAGCTGCCATAGAAGCTGCTTTGGATTCGCTAGAGATCTACCCTGATGGAAACTGCACAGAGCTAAAGTCCGTCATATCCGAAAAATTCAAAATACCAGTCTCAAGCATAGCGGTTAGCAGCGGGTCCGACGAGATGATAGACATACTTTCTAAGGTGTTTATAGAGAGCGGCGACGAGATAATAATGTCAGATGTGACCTTCGTAAGGTATATAGACACGACTAGAGTTATGGGCGGAGTGCCTGTTGTAATTCCGCTCAAAGACTGGAAGTACGACCTAGAGTCTATGCTTGAAGCCATCACAGAGAAGACTAAACTGATATGGCTTTGCAACCCAAACAACCCTACAGGGACTATATTCACAGACTCGGAACTTTCAGATTTCCTAAAGCGAGTTCCCAAGGACATAGTAGTAGTCTACGACGAAGCCTACAGCGAGTATGTGGAGTCAGATGAGTACCCTAAAGACAGTCTGAAGTACCTTTCGGAGTACGAGAACATGATAGTCATGAAGACTTTTTCAAAGGCATACGGACTTGCCGCCCTCAGAGTTGGGTATTCCTTCGCCTCAGAGAGCATAATAGAGAACATAAACAAGGTTAGAGGCCCTTTCAATGTGAACTCTATAGCTCAGGCGGCTGCAATAGCGTCAATTAAAGACGAGGAGTTCTTAAAGAGAGTATACGACATGAACGCAGAGGGAAAGAAGTATATATACGATGAGTTCGAAAAGTTAGGAGTGGAGTATGTCCCTTCAGAGGCGAACCATATATTCTTCACTCTAAAGAGAGACTCTAACGAGATATTTGTAGCACTTCAAAAGCTAGGAGTCATCATAAGGCCTATACTCAAAGACTGGCTAAGGGTTTCAATTGGAACTCCAGAGCAAAACAGTGCCTTTATAGATGCACTGAAAAAAGTGCTTTCAAAATAA
- a CDS encoding CtsR family transcriptional regulator, producing MSKLSNIIEDFIKDMLKSTEAGAVEIKRNELAQKFECAPSQINYVLTTRFTTDKGYYIESRRGGGGYIKIVKININDDSRIKNLVLNIIGSSLTVNKSRDIVKEFLSEGVVNDREYKLMNAALSSRLLQSLDSGNEIRADIMKNMLLALVERS from the coding sequence ATGTCTAAACTGAGCAATATAATAGAGGATTTCATAAAGGATATGCTTAAGAGTACAGAAGCGGGAGCTGTGGAGATAAAGCGAAACGAGCTGGCTCAAAAGTTCGAATGCGCTCCATCTCAGATAAACTATGTCTTGACGACGAGATTTACTACAGACAAGGGATACTATATAGAGAGCCGAAGAGGCGGAGGCGGCTATATAAAGATAGTGAAAATAAATATAAATGATGATAGTAGGATTAAAAATTTGGTATTAAATATAATAGGGAGTTCATTGACTGTGAACAAGTCTAGAGATATAGTCAAAGAGTTCCTAAGTGAAGGTGTAGTGAACGACAGAGAGTACAAGCTCATGAATGCGGCGTTATCTTCAAGATTGCTGCAGAGTCTGGACTCTGGGAATGAAATAAGAGCAGATATAATGAAAAATATGCTCTTGGCTTTAGTCGAGAGGAGCTGA
- a CDS encoding UvrB/UvrC motif-containing protein → MKCDKCGKNEANIHMKNIFNGNVVEYHICEDCAKDSGIIGEQGGIFIDSILKGFMGDSEAAGDKTEEQKRCPSCNMRYEDFKSKGRLGCDNCYQAFREELRPMLEKMNKSSRHIGKVPSRLEGDVAKKISMDRLKKEMEEAVKSEDFESAADIRDKIKKLQG, encoded by the coding sequence TTGAAATGCGATAAATGCGGAAAAAACGAAGCCAATATACACATGAAAAACATATTCAACGGAAACGTTGTAGAGTACCATATATGCGAAGACTGCGCCAAAGACAGCGGTATAATTGGGGAGCAGGGCGGTATTTTCATAGACTCGATACTGAAAGGGTTTATGGGAGACTCCGAAGCAGCTGGCGACAAAACCGAAGAGCAGAAGAGATGTCCGAGCTGCAATATGCGCTACGAAGATTTCAAGAGCAAGGGAAGGCTGGGGTGCGACAACTGCTATCAGGCTTTCAGGGAAGAGCTAAGGCCTATGCTTGAAAAGATGAACAAGTCCAGCCGCCATATAGGAAAAGTTCCCTCGAGGCTAGAAGGGGACGTAGCGAAAAAAATCAGCATGGACAGGCTGAAAAAAGAGATGGAAGAGGCCGTGAAATCAGAGGATTTTGAAAGCGCCGCAGATATAAGAGACAAAATAAAAAAGCTTCAAGGATAG
- a CDS encoding protein arginine kinase produces the protein MERDIAISSRVRVARNIKGRLFPASMSREEGLEVRTLVKAAIGDEFRFEYSDIDDLKNIDRTILVEKRLISKELLKRPEISSFLVDRQENTTIMVNEEDQIRIQSISGGLDLDSAWEKCNRVDDILEAKLEYAFDEEFGYLTSCPSNTGTGLRASVMVHLPILVGNGLVSAIMHSVGRAGITIRGIYGEGSKAVGNLFQISNQTTLGETEQESIEKLRNIVSQIIDRETQAREILCKSSRVELEDRVYRSLGTLTNARIITTDEAMRKLSDIRLGVDLGILKLDLDRIDRLTMEIQPGSVQKKIGDEVSEYRRDIKRAELLRAELI, from the coding sequence GTGGAAAGAGATATAGCTATAAGCAGCAGAGTCAGAGTGGCCAGAAATATAAAGGGAAGGCTTTTTCCGGCCAGCATGAGCAGAGAAGAAGGGCTGGAAGTTAGAACGCTGGTGAAAGCGGCAATCGGAGATGAATTCAGATTTGAATACAGCGACATAGACGATCTTAAGAATATAGACAGGACTATCTTGGTGGAAAAGCGCCTCATAAGCAAAGAGCTTCTGAAGAGGCCCGAGATATCGTCATTCCTTGTAGACAGACAGGAAAACACAACTATTATGGTGAATGAAGAAGACCAGATAAGAATTCAGAGCATCTCAGGAGGGCTTGATCTAGACAGCGCATGGGAGAAATGCAACAGAGTAGATGATATCTTAGAGGCGAAGCTAGAATATGCATTTGACGAGGAGTTTGGATACTTGACTTCATGTCCAAGCAACACCGGCACAGGACTCAGGGCATCTGTAATGGTCCACTTGCCTATACTTGTGGGGAATGGGCTTGTAAGCGCCATAATGCATTCAGTTGGAAGAGCCGGGATAACTATAAGGGGAATCTACGGAGAGGGAAGCAAGGCTGTGGGAAATTTGTTTCAGATCTCCAACCAAACCACACTTGGAGAGACGGAGCAGGAGTCGATAGAGAAGCTTAGGAACATAGTCTCCCAGATAATAGACAGAGAAACTCAGGCAAGAGAGATACTTTGCAAGAGCAGCAGAGTGGAGCTAGAAGACAGGGTGTACAGGTCACTTGGGACGCTTACAAACGCCAGGATAATAACGACTGACGAGGCCATGAGAAAGCTTTCAGACATAAGGCTTGGAGTGGATTTAGGAATACTAAAGCTGGACTTAGATAGAATAGACAGACTTACGATGGAGATTCAGCCGGGAAGCGTACAGAAGAAGATAGGAGACGAAGTCTCAGAGTATAGACGAGATATAAAAAGAGCCGAACTGCTGAGAGCGGAGCTCATTTAA
- a CDS encoding ATP-dependent Clp protease ATP-binding subunit has translation MNLFGKFTESGQRAIYLAQEAAKELRHGQAGTEHLLLGLVQSEGGLASEILEEYGIDYEDVRDFVLNMIGYGMVEELKGFTPRSKKVFELSIEEARKLGQNYVGAEHLLLGLIEEGEGVAAVILSNLLDVGLDTFAEDIIRRINGEEGDYLSDESALDKYGRDITAMAKDGKIDPVIGRSKEIERVIQVLSRRTKNNPCLIGEPGVGKTAIAEGLAQKIISGEVPDTLKNKKLVSLDLSSMIAGTKYRGDFEERIKQVIEEVGSKQDVILFIDEIHMMVGAGASEGSMDAANILKPVLAKGDLQTIGATTIDEYRKYIEKDSALERRFQPVKVEEPDEKDAIDILKGLRDRYEAHHRVKITDEAIEAAVELSTRYIADRYLPDKAIDLIDEASSRVRLKTATPPDEINSLESKLEELCKEKEEAVNNQNFERAAKIRDEEHAIKSELKDKREDWSRQKQSKSKEVLYEDIADVVSLWTGIPVKKLSVEESEKLLNLEDTLHKKVIGQDQAVKSLSAAVRRARVGLKDPKKPIGTFIFVGPTGVGKTYLAKSLAESLFGDEKAMIRLDMSEYMEKHSVSRLVGSPPGYVGYEEGGQLTEAVRRRPYSVVLLDEIEKAHHDVFNILLQLLDDGRLTDSKGRVVDFKNTVIIMTSNVGAQSVKKSSMGFGVSKQDSSREEELKAAEANINSELKKLFRPEFLNRIDETVVFHPLSQEEISEVVEIMINELSEKLKAMKIDVEVSEKAKKHIGEKGYDADFGARPLERTIKTLVENRLSEEILRGNISSGDRIVIDYRESEIVFEKI, from the coding sequence ATGAACTTATTCGGGAAGTTTACAGAGAGCGGTCAAAGAGCCATATACTTAGCTCAGGAAGCTGCAAAAGAGCTAAGGCATGGGCAGGCCGGAACAGAGCATCTGCTCTTAGGGCTTGTACAGAGCGAAGGTGGTCTGGCTTCGGAAATACTAGAGGAATACGGGATAGACTACGAAGATGTCAGGGACTTTGTGCTCAACATGATAGGGTACGGAATGGTGGAGGAGCTGAAGGGCTTTACGCCGAGGAGCAAGAAGGTGTTCGAGCTAAGCATAGAGGAGGCTAGAAAGCTGGGCCAAAACTATGTGGGAGCGGAGCATCTGCTCTTGGGACTCATAGAAGAAGGTGAAGGTGTTGCGGCTGTTATACTCAGCAATCTGCTGGACGTTGGGCTGGACACTTTCGCAGAGGATATAATAAGAAGGATAAACGGAGAAGAGGGCGACTACCTTTCGGATGAAAGCGCGCTCGACAAATACGGAAGGGATATAACAGCCATGGCCAAAGACGGGAAGATAGACCCCGTGATAGGCAGAAGCAAGGAGATAGAGAGGGTTATACAGGTGCTCTCAAGAAGGACCAAGAACAACCCCTGCCTTATAGGAGAGCCAGGGGTAGGCAAGACGGCTATAGCGGAAGGGCTTGCCCAGAAGATAATATCTGGGGAAGTGCCGGACACGCTTAAAAACAAGAAGCTTGTATCGCTTGACCTTTCGTCCATGATAGCTGGAACCAAGTACAGGGGAGATTTTGAAGAGCGCATAAAGCAGGTGATAGAGGAAGTCGGGAGCAAGCAAGACGTTATACTCTTCATAGACGAGATCCACATGATGGTCGGAGCGGGAGCTTCTGAGGGCTCTATGGATGCGGCGAACATCCTAAAGCCTGTGCTGGCAAAAGGAGATCTTCAGACTATAGGGGCTACTACGATAGACGAGTACAGAAAGTATATAGAGAAAGACTCGGCTCTGGAGAGAAGGTTCCAGCCAGTCAAGGTGGAAGAGCCTGACGAGAAAGACGCGATAGATATTTTGAAGGGACTAAGAGATAGATATGAAGCCCATCACAGGGTGAAGATAACAGACGAGGCTATAGAGGCCGCAGTAGAGCTCTCGACCAGGTATATAGCCGACAGGTATCTGCCAGACAAGGCCATAGACTTGATAGACGAAGCCTCTTCAAGAGTCAGGCTGAAGACGGCCACTCCGCCAGACGAGATAAACAGTCTTGAGTCGAAGCTAGAAGAGCTTTGCAAAGAGAAGGAAGAAGCTGTGAACAACCAGAATTTTGAAAGGGCGGCCAAGATAAGGGATGAAGAGCACGCCATAAAGAGCGAGCTCAAAGATAAGCGGGAAGACTGGAGCAGGCAGAAGCAGTCCAAGAGCAAGGAGGTACTGTACGAAGATATAGCCGATGTGGTCTCGCTTTGGACAGGGATACCTGTGAAGAAGCTTTCGGTCGAGGAGTCGGAGAAGCTCCTGAACCTAGAGGATACGCTTCACAAGAAGGTGATAGGTCAGGACCAAGCTGTAAAATCCCTTTCTGCCGCTGTGAGAAGGGCCAGAGTTGGGCTTAAAGACCCCAAGAAGCCTATAGGGACTTTTATATTTGTAGGGCCTACAGGTGTTGGAAAGACGTATCTTGCGAAGTCGCTTGCTGAGTCGCTCTTTGGAGACGAAAAAGCCATGATAAGGCTGGACATGTCTGAGTATATGGAGAAGCACTCGGTCTCCAGGCTTGTGGGATCTCCTCCTGGCTACGTGGGGTACGAAGAAGGCGGACAGCTTACTGAAGCCGTGAGAAGGAGGCCTTACTCTGTAGTGCTCTTAGATGAAATAGAGAAGGCCCACCACGATGTGTTCAACATACTGCTCCAGCTTCTAGACGATGGAAGGCTTACAGACTCGAAGGGAAGGGTTGTGGACTTCAAGAACACCGTGATAATAATGACTTCAAACGTGGGGGCTCAGAGCGTAAAGAAGAGCTCCATGGGATTTGGAGTTTCAAAACAGGACTCTAGCAGAGAAGAGGAGCTTAAAGCAGCCGAAGCGAATATAAACTCAGAGCTTAAAAAGCTTTTCAGGCCGGAGTTTCTAAACAGGATAGACGAAACTGTAGTCTTCCATCCGCTAAGCCAGGAAGAGATATCCGAGGTCGTGGAGATAATGATAAACGAGCTTTCTGAGAAGCTTAAAGCCATGAAGATAGACGTAGAGGTGAGCGAGAAAGCCAAGAAGCATATAGGTGAGAAAGGCTACGACGCGGACTTCGGAGCTAGACCTCTAGAGAGGACCATAAAGACGCTTGTGGAAAACAGGCTGTCGGAGGAGATACTGAGAGGAAACATATCCTCAGGAGACAGGATTGTCATAGATTACAGGGAATCTGAAATAGTTTTCGAGAAAATATAG
- the radA gene encoding DNA repair protein RadA, with the protein MAKNKNIFVCQECGYESAKWMGRCSSCGEWNTFVEEVVEKKARQFARSGDSGGKAEKLDELTFEVESRISSGLDELDRVLGGGIVRGGMVLFGGDPGIGKSTLLIQIAGIMSDRSIKVLYVSGEESAKQIKLRADRLSIGGENLYVLAETDLSVINEIVAEVKPDVLVIDSIQTVYSPNVESAPGSVSQVRETTSGLMKIAKKGEIATLIVGHVTKEGAIAGPRVLEHMVDTVLYFEGERHNTYRVLRSVKNRFGSTNEIGIFEMKEEGLVEVLNPSEVLIASRPSNTEGSMIVPSVEGSRPMLAEIQALVSHTPFGMPRRVVTGLDYNRVILMIAVLEKKAGIHLESSDIYVNIVGGISLKEPAMDLAIIAAIVSSFKEESINPKLVAVGEVGLTGEVRSVGSIDKRVKEAEKMGFEKIVVPRANLKGLEQQRGIEVIGVSNVVEALNIVMGG; encoded by the coding sequence ATGGCTAAAAACAAAAACATATTTGTGTGCCAGGAATGCGGATACGAGTCCGCCAAGTGGATGGGAAGGTGTTCATCTTGTGGGGAATGGAACACCTTTGTAGAGGAAGTGGTGGAAAAGAAGGCAAGGCAGTTTGCAAGAAGCGGAGACAGCGGGGGAAAAGCAGAGAAGCTAGACGAGCTTACGTTCGAGGTGGAGAGCAGGATATCGAGCGGGCTTGATGAGCTGGACAGAGTCCTAGGCGGAGGAATAGTGAGAGGTGGAATGGTGCTCTTCGGGGGAGATCCTGGAATAGGAAAGTCCACGCTTTTGATTCAAATAGCCGGGATAATGTCGGACAGAAGTATAAAAGTGCTCTATGTATCAGGAGAAGAATCTGCAAAGCAGATAAAGCTCAGAGCCGATAGACTTAGTATAGGCGGAGAAAACCTCTATGTGCTTGCCGAGACAGACTTAAGCGTCATAAACGAAATAGTCGCCGAAGTAAAGCCAGACGTATTGGTGATAGATTCAATCCAGACTGTGTACAGCCCAAATGTGGAGTCTGCCCCGGGCAGCGTAAGCCAGGTAAGAGAGACAACGTCTGGGCTTATGAAGATAGCCAAGAAGGGGGAGATAGCCACGCTTATAGTAGGACACGTGACAAAAGAGGGAGCTATAGCGGGGCCGAGGGTACTAGAGCATATGGTGGACACCGTGCTCTACTTTGAAGGCGAGAGGCACAACACCTATAGGGTGCTCAGAAGCGTGAAGAACAGATTTGGCTCCACAAATGAGATAGGCATTTTCGAGATGAAAGAAGAGGGGCTGGTAGAAGTGCTGAATCCCTCGGAAGTCCTGATTGCTTCAAGGCCCAGCAATACGGAGGGAAGCATGATAGTCCCTAGTGTAGAGGGCAGCAGACCAATGCTTGCTGAGATACAGGCGCTTGTAAGCCATACGCCGTTCGGGATGCCGAGACGTGTGGTGACTGGGCTTGACTACAACAGGGTAATACTTATGATAGCTGTGCTTGAAAAAAAAGCGGGTATACACCTTGAATCATCAGACATATATGTGAATATAGTCGGAGGGATAAGCTTAAAGGAGCCAGCCATGGACCTAGCCATAATAGCTGCCATAGTCTCAAGTTTCAAAGAGGAAAGCATAAATCCTAAGCTTGTGGCTGTGGGAGAAGTGGGTCTCACAGGGGAAGTCAGAAGCGTCGGCTCTATAGACAAAAGGGTGAAAGAAGCCGAAAAGATGGGATTTGAGAAGATAGTTGTTCCAAGGGCAAATCTAAAGGGGCTGGAACAGCAGCGCGGAATCGAAGTCATAGGGGTTTCAAACGTGGTGGAAGCCCTGAATATAGTAATGGGAGGTTAG
- the disA gene encoding DNA integrity scanning diadenylate cyclase DisA, which translates to MKEELIKREKMLESLKLVAPGTLLREGLDNIVRARTGALIVASDNEEVMNIVDGGFNINSDFIPSNLYELAKMDGAIVLSEDLKKILVANAQLVPDAGITSRETGTRHRTAERVARQTGKLVICISQRRNVITLYKGNQKYVLKDVNEILNKANQAIQTLEKYKVVLNQAVEKLSALEFENSVTVFEVAKVIQRTDMMMRVVYEIEKYILELGDEGRLVQMQLEELKGDAEEDGINVVRDYYVPSSRKDKDGYVEAKKKLSRLSSDELLDLENISKLLGYGDGISALDLETSPRGYRILSKIPRLPYSVQENTIAMFGTLQEILKASIEELDTVEGIGEVRAKMIKEGLRRLREYTSLERHI; encoded by the coding sequence ATGAAAGAAGAGTTGATTAAAAGAGAGAAAATGCTCGAATCGCTTAAGCTGGTAGCTCCAGGGACATTGCTCAGGGAAGGGCTAGACAATATTGTAAGAGCTAGGACGGGAGCACTAATAGTTGCAAGCGACAACGAGGAAGTTATGAACATAGTAGACGGGGGATTCAATATAAACAGCGACTTCATACCTTCGAATCTATACGAGCTTGCAAAGATGGACGGGGCCATAGTGTTGAGCGAAGATTTGAAGAAAATACTTGTGGCAAATGCCCAGCTAGTGCCGGATGCAGGCATAACTTCCAGGGAGACTGGCACAAGGCATAGAACGGCTGAACGTGTTGCTAGGCAGACTGGAAAACTGGTCATATGCATATCGCAGAGAAGAAATGTAATAACTCTCTACAAGGGGAACCAGAAGTATGTGCTGAAAGATGTCAACGAGATTCTGAACAAGGCGAATCAGGCGATACAGACGCTTGAGAAGTACAAGGTGGTCTTGAACCAAGCTGTGGAGAAACTGAGCGCCCTTGAGTTTGAAAACTCAGTAACGGTGTTCGAGGTTGCCAAGGTGATACAGCGAACAGACATGATGATGAGAGTAGTCTACGAGATAGAGAAGTATATACTAGAGCTAGGGGACGAAGGCCGACTGGTCCAGATGCAGCTTGAAGAGCTGAAGGGCGATGCAGAGGAAGATGGAATCAACGTAGTCAGAGACTACTATGTTCCGTCAAGCAGAAAGGACAAGGACGGATATGTAGAGGCCAAGAAAAAGCTGTCTAGGCTTTCTTCCGATGAACTGCTTGACCTTGAAAACATATCTAAGCTGCTAGGCTATGGAGACGGGATATCGGCACTCGACCTAGAGACATCTCCTAGAGGGTACAGGATTCTAAGCAAAATCCCAAGACTTCCATACTCGGTGCAGGAAAACACTATAGCTATGTTCGGCACGCTTCAAGAGATACTGAAGGCGAGCATAGAGGAGCTGGATACGGTAGAGGGTATAGGTGAAGTCAGGGCCAAGATGATAAAAGAAGGACTCAGAAGGCTAAGGGAATATACGTCGCTAGAGAGACACATATAA
- a CDS encoding CarD family transcriptional regulator produces MFDIGDKIVYPMHGAGTIVSIEEKEILGEKRRYYTMKMPIGDMKVMIPVDCVEEIGVRGIISNSDMEEVLEILSGEKSQMSQNWNKRYRNNMDKIKSGDICEVAGVVRNLSLMDREKGLSTGERKMLNNAKQILLSEIALVKNMNKEEAENLVAESLC; encoded by the coding sequence ATGTTTGATATAGGGGACAAAATCGTTTATCCTATGCATGGTGCAGGAACCATAGTATCGATAGAAGAAAAAGAGATATTGGGGGAGAAGAGAAGGTATTACACTATGAAAATGCCTATAGGCGATATGAAGGTGATGATACCCGTAGACTGTGTTGAGGAAATAGGAGTCAGAGGGATAATAAGCAATTCCGATATGGAAGAAGTGCTGGAAATACTATCGGGAGAAAAGAGCCAGATGTCTCAAAACTGGAACAAGAGGTATAGGAACAACATGGACAAGATAAAGAGCGGGGATATATGCGAAGTAGCTGGAGTTGTCAGAAACCTATCTCTTATGGACAGAGAAAAGGGACTCTCCACTGGAGAGAGAAAGATGCTCAACAATGCAAAGCAGATACTCTTAAGCGAAATAGCGCTAGTCAAAAATATGAACAAAGAAGAGGCAGAAAACTTAGTCGCCGAGTCGCTCTGCTAA
- a CDS encoding PIN/TRAM domain-containing protein — MVERFFQKMVKVLIVLIGAGIGAGIVAVVDSLNLLGDSISERNLAYLYVAAGVLFGLIFFFLSKVIISTLYKISTEMEKRFQNIPTTDVVLGAIGLVVGFVIAFLLSGILTRIPYVGLTLSLIAYIIFGYFGLRILTKKRDDFGGAFERLKNPAKERGQKSDKSGSKPKILDTSVIIDGRIFDIAKAGFIEGPVVIPEFVLKELQYIADSADSLKRAKGRRGLDVLNKIQKELDIEVIVTDKDFEEVSEVDLKLLRLAQALNGKVVTNDYNLNKVAEVHGVAVLNINELSNAVKPIAIPGEEMHVHVIKVGKESGQGIAYLDDGTMIVVEGGKSLVGKKIDVVVTSVIQTPAGRMIFGKPKELLLKEGN; from the coding sequence ATGGTGGAAAGATTTTTTCAGAAGATGGTAAAAGTGCTGATAGTGCTTATCGGAGCCGGAATTGGAGCGGGAATAGTAGCGGTTGTGGATAGCTTGAATTTACTAGGGGACTCTATTTCAGAGAGGAACCTAGCTTATCTGTATGTTGCAGCAGGAGTTTTATTCGGACTTATATTTTTCTTTTTATCCAAGGTGATAATTTCTACACTCTACAAGATTTCTACAGAGATGGAAAAGAGGTTTCAAAACATACCTACGACAGATGTGGTGCTGGGAGCTATAGGCCTTGTAGTTGGATTTGTTATAGCTTTTCTGCTAAGCGGAATACTTACGAGGATACCGTATGTGGGACTTACTCTTTCTCTTATAGCATATATAATATTTGGGTACTTTGGTCTCAGAATACTCACCAAGAAGAGGGATGACTTCGGAGGGGCGTTTGAAAGGCTTAAAAACCCGGCAAAAGAAAGAGGTCAGAAGTCTGACAAGTCGGGCTCAAAGCCCAAAATACTGGACACTTCTGTCATAATAGACGGCAGGATATTTGACATAGCCAAGGCGGGCTTTATAGAGGGACCCGTAGTCATACCAGAGTTTGTGCTAAAGGAGCTTCAGTATATAGCAGACTCCGCAGATTCTCTAAAGAGGGCGAAGGGGAGAAGAGGCCTGGACGTATTAAACAAGATACAGAAAGAGCTGGACATAGAGGTAATAGTCACAGACAAGGACTTTGAAGAAGTGTCCGAGGTGGATCTAAAGCTTCTAAGGCTTGCTCAGGCGTTGAACGGGAAAGTGGTGACAAACGACTACAACCTAAACAAAGTGGCTGAAGTCCACGGAGTGGCGGTGCTGAACATAAACGAGCTCTCGAACGCTGTAAAGCCTATAGCTATACCTGGCGAAGAGATGCATGTGCACGTCATAAAAGTGGGGAAAGAGTCTGGTCAGGGAATAGCCTACCTAGACGATGGAACTATGATAGTCGTGGAAGGTGGAAAGTCGCTTGTAGGCAAGAAGATAGACGTTGTGGTGACGAGTGTGATACAGACACCGGCTGGAAGGATGATATTCGGAAAGCCAAAGGAACTGCTTTTAAAAGAAGGAAACTAA